A region from the Lentisphaera profundi genome encodes:
- a CDS encoding sialate O-acetylesterase, translating to MNYKFIKVTVLALLCAVSFEHLFAQGSQGGAKQQPLNEVDFSVFSKDESMDIFLLVGQSNMKGRGAIEMKPETNNRNVFFHSKQRSWYISRDPLHAQGVPDLLDGKDKAGTGPAMSFAKTLFEKIQIFPRLLFLRP from the coding sequence ATGAACTATAAATTTATAAAAGTCACAGTACTTGCTCTTCTATGTGCAGTAAGTTTTGAACATCTATTTGCGCAAGGCTCACAAGGTGGAGCTAAACAACAACCTTTAAATGAAGTTGATTTCTCTGTCTTTTCTAAAGATGAAAGCATGGATATTTTTCTACTTGTGGGGCAATCTAATATGAAGGGGCGCGGTGCTATAGAGATGAAGCCAGAAACGAATAATAGGAATGTGTTTTTTCATTCAAAACAGCGCTCCTGGTACATAAGTCGCGATCCTTTGCATGCTCAGGGAGTTCCAGACCTGCTTGATGGTAAAGATAAGGCAGGAACTGGCCCGGCCATGAGCTTTGCCAAAACCTTGTTTGAAAAGATCCAAATTTTTCCGCGGCTTTTGTTCCTGCGGCCGTAG
- a CDS encoding sialate O-acetylesterase, which translates to MNLYKEEGRVYTRSLELLSDAQKKSPLKTEIKAILWLQGESDARDDGRYLSYEKNLLSLVDRYRKDLNNPELPFIACTIGSFLDKKRFARTEEINKILLSLPSKRKNTACVDARDITETIGDQVHFSKEAQKEIGKRFTAAYLKLQASENQGK; encoded by the coding sequence ATTAATCTCTACAAAGAAGAGGGGAGAGTGTATACTCGCTCCTTGGAGCTTTTATCCGATGCGCAAAAAAAGTCACCGCTTAAAACAGAAATCAAAGCCATCTTATGGCTGCAGGGTGAATCTGATGCAAGAGATGATGGCCGTTACTTATCTTATGAAAAAAACCTGCTGAGTTTAGTTGATCGTTACAGGAAAGATTTAAATAATCCTGAATTACCATTTATTGCTTGTACAATTGGCAGCTTTCTCGATAAGAAAAGGTTTGCTCGTACTGAAGAGATTAATAAAATACTCCTAAGTCTTCCTTCCAAAAGGAAGAATACTGCATGTGTTGACGCTCGTGATATTACAGAGACCATTGGTGATCAGGTGCACTTTAGTAAGGAAGCACAGAAAGAGATCGGCAAACGCTTTACTGCAGCTTATTTAAAACTACAAGCATCTGAAAATCAGGGTAAATAG
- a CDS encoding virulence RhuM family protein produces the protein MDGKKKKFIRNSTAEFLTFSQQSGEEHIEARYEDETIWLSQKLMSQLFEVDVRTVNEHLKNIYLQEELSSESTIRKFRIAQLEGTREVSRNIEFYNLDAIISVGYRVNSVRATQFRQWATQVLRDFAIKGYVIDKKRMENGSFLGDDYFEELLEEIREIRLSERRFYQKITDIYTTSMDYNKEAPTTREFFAKVQNKLHYAIHGYTAAELIIGRADSEKDFMGLNSWKKAPEGKILKSDVSVAKNYLLKDELDSLGRIVNAYLELAEDRAKRKIPMTMEDWAKRLDLFLEFDDRDVLLDSGKISTAIAKGHAETEFEKYRIVQDRLFKNDFDKILQNLEHKDS, from the coding sequence ATGGATGGGAAAAAGAAAAAGTTTATTCGTAATAGTACGGCAGAGTTTTTAACTTTTAGTCAGCAGAGTGGCGAAGAGCATATTGAGGCACGTTACGAAGATGAGACAATTTGGTTATCGCAAAAGTTAATGTCTCAGCTCTTTGAAGTTGATGTGCGCACGGTGAATGAACACTTAAAAAATATTTATTTACAAGAAGAGCTGAGCTCAGAGTCAACTATCCGGAAATTCCGGATAGCTCAATTAGAGGGCACTCGTGAGGTTTCTCGCAATATAGAGTTTTATAACTTAGATGCGATAATTTCGGTGGGATATCGAGTCAATTCAGTACGAGCAACTCAATTTCGCCAATGGGCAACACAAGTATTAAGAGATTTTGCTATTAAGGGTTATGTGATTGATAAAAAGCGGATGGAGAATGGATCGTTTTTAGGAGATGATTATTTTGAAGAACTCTTAGAAGAAATCCGAGAGATTCGTCTTAGTGAACGCCGCTTTTATCAGAAAATCACCGATATATACACAACGAGTATGGATTATAACAAAGAGGCTCCCACGACACGTGAGTTTTTCGCAAAAGTTCAGAATAAACTTCATTATGCGATTCACGGCTATACCGCAGCTGAATTGATTATAGGTCGCGCCGATAGTGAAAAAGATTTCATGGGGCTGAATAGTTGGAAAAAGGCACCGGAGGGAAAAATTTTAAAATCTGATGTTTCAGTTGCTAAAAATTATTTACTTAAAGATGAGTTAGACTCATTGGGTCGCATTGTTAATGCCTATTTAGAATTGGCTGAAGACCGGGCTAAGAGAAAGATTCCTATGACCATGGAGGATTGGGCTAAACGTTTAGATCTATTTTTAGAATTTGACGATCGTGATGTGCTTTTGGATAGTGGTAAGATATCGACTGCTATAGCGAAAGGCCATGCGGAAACAGAGTTTGAGAAATACCGTATTGTTCAAGATCGTTTATTTAAAAATGATTTTGATAAAATTCTTCAAAATCTTGAGCATAAAGATTCATGA
- a CDS encoding sialate O-acetylesterase, with translation MKKIFVLLSLFLVTWGLQAKPLKVYILAGQSNMQGHAKVSVLDYMKEDPKSMGLYKSMHDKQGKIKVCEDVYISNFTGTNENNAKSFGSLTAGYGARRNPLVSEDKIGPEFTFGITMHKLLNEPVLIIKTAWGGKSLFKDFRSPSAGPYVPNEMDIKKKRYATSEQQKQLEKETGHYYRLMISHVNEVLKDIKRVYPQYNSKQGYELAGFVWFQGWNDMVTRDVYPYLKKGGQGNRFDSYSENLTHLIRDIRKDLNVPQLPVCIGVMGVGGISNSKQADFRQAMIAPSSYPEFKGNVTAVETAAFWDDKLGAIDEKRSKIRQMAYLLRTKNKNHANKEGKMSTQEQKQFLVDYRAKLISKEEDALFARGASNAGYHYLGCAKTMALIGEAFAQKLYSIQDK, from the coding sequence ATGAAAAAAATATTTGTATTGTTGAGTTTATTTTTAGTGACTTGGGGGCTTCAAGCCAAGCCACTTAAAGTTTATATTTTGGCGGGGCAATCCAATATGCAGGGCCATGCCAAAGTTTCGGTTCTTGATTACATGAAAGAAGATCCCAAGTCTATGGGTCTCTATAAAAGCATGCATGATAAGCAAGGTAAAATCAAAGTATGTGAAGATGTTTATATTTCTAACTTCACGGGAACTAACGAAAATAATGCTAAATCCTTTGGTTCTTTGACGGCAGGTTATGGCGCTAGAAGGAATCCGCTTGTATCCGAGGATAAGATTGGCCCCGAATTCACTTTTGGCATCACCATGCATAAGCTCTTGAATGAACCAGTGCTCATTATTAAAACTGCTTGGGGCGGTAAATCTCTATTCAAAGATTTTCGTTCACCGAGTGCTGGGCCCTATGTTCCTAACGAAATGGACATCAAAAAAAAGCGTTATGCCACGAGCGAACAGCAGAAACAATTGGAGAAAGAAACAGGTCATTACTACAGATTGATGATCAGTCATGTGAATGAAGTCTTAAAGGATATTAAGCGAGTTTACCCCCAGTACAATTCAAAGCAGGGCTATGAACTAGCGGGCTTTGTGTGGTTTCAGGGCTGGAATGATATGGTAACGCGCGATGTTTACCCCTACCTCAAAAAAGGAGGACAGGGCAATCGCTTTGATTCCTATAGTGAGAATTTAACCCACTTGATTCGCGATATTCGCAAAGATTTAAATGTACCTCAATTGCCTGTTTGTATTGGTGTGATGGGCGTGGGTGGTATAAGTAATTCAAAGCAGGCAGATTTTAGGCAAGCGATGATAGCGCCGTCAAGCTATCCGGAATTTAAAGGCAATGTCACCGCAGTAGAAACCGCGGCCTTCTGGGATGATAAGCTGGGTGCTATAGATGAGAAGCGCAGCAAAATTCGCCAAATGGCTTATTTGCTGAGAACAAAGAATAAAAACCATGCTAATAAAGAGGGCAAGATGAGCACTCAAGAACAAAAGCAGTTCTTAGTGGATTATCGAGCTAAACTCATTTCAAAAGAAGAAGATGCACTCTTTGCTCGTGGAGCGTCTAATGCGGGCTATCATTACCTAGGTTGCGCTAAGACAATGGCCTTGATTGGTGAGGCTTTTGCTCAAAAACTGTATTCGATACAAGATAAGTAA
- a CDS encoding DUF6288 domain-containing protein, translating to MKKLLLLLFIPILLDAAIPDLTQGGAVPARDAKDWNLGPTGARGWIYSDKYSTSEARQIYVTSVEKSSPAYKILLVGDVIIGIGKSKFQDDPRRTLGRAITQAEARNGILALLIWRQNKIASINLKLKVLGKYSATSPFTCTKSEMIFKQACENIAKNLKKNKNRSNWIVRSANTLALLASGDRRYLSLIKKEVAEAAKYQGIRTNSYYSWFYGPVTSLIAEYTLATGDKRYLKDLKRIALEIVNGQSPVGSWGHRFVDPNGRLRGYGMMNAPGLPLTLSLVLARKAGVKDAKFDQAIEKSTKLLRFYVGKGAIPYGDHHPWTQTHDDNGKNGMAAVLFNLLGDKEAAGYFSRMSVATHSDEREMGHTGNFFNIQWALPGVALSGPQASGAWMREYSWYYDLARRWDGSFIHQGAPQDKKDSYRNWDTSGVMVLAYAQGNRNIYLTGKKSDLVEQISTANAEAIVALGRGWTLKNKHEYLNGRSDKALVLALSNWSPVMRIRAAEALAKRKPKDLKPYFELLDSNDLYSALGACELIIQMKGQAKDAVPQLIKWLDYPDLWLRIKAADALAAIGQPSMKAVPRMLEMFAEQSSGDPRGMLQRYLCFALFNKRGGLLGKFLDGVDKKDLLEAVKIGLKNDDGRARGAISSVYENLEFEELEPLLPAILDAIEEPAPSGIMFADGIRTAGLKLLVTHKVADGLPLTVDYIKNQKKHGSQKRILVLIKYVESYGAHAQKEIAKMNDIIDYFEKQEEGFPKKLSMQKAQYLRESIERIQKTNLRPQLKFIEK from the coding sequence ATGAAAAAATTATTATTACTCTTGTTTATACCGATTTTACTTGATGCGGCTATTCCCGATTTAACTCAAGGAGGAGCAGTACCTGCACGTGATGCCAAAGACTGGAACTTGGGGCCGACGGGGGCGCGAGGCTGGATCTATAGTGATAAGTATTCGACTTCTGAAGCTCGACAGATTTATGTTACATCTGTCGAGAAATCTTCTCCAGCTTATAAAATTTTACTTGTCGGTGATGTAATTATCGGTATAGGGAAAAGCAAATTTCAGGATGACCCCAGAAGAACTTTGGGCCGAGCCATCACTCAGGCAGAAGCTAGAAATGGAATCCTAGCTTTATTAATCTGGAGGCAAAATAAAATTGCGAGTATCAACTTAAAACTTAAAGTTTTGGGTAAGTATTCAGCGACGAGCCCTTTTACTTGTACAAAGTCAGAGATGATTTTTAAACAAGCTTGTGAGAACATTGCTAAAAATTTAAAGAAAAATAAGAATAGATCGAATTGGATCGTTCGTTCCGCTAATACTTTGGCGCTGCTTGCTAGTGGTGATCGTCGTTATTTATCCCTGATAAAAAAAGAAGTTGCGGAAGCCGCAAAATATCAGGGGATACGTACGAATAGTTATTACTCATGGTTTTATGGACCGGTCACTAGTTTGATTGCCGAATATACGTTGGCCACAGGAGACAAACGCTACCTCAAAGATCTTAAACGAATTGCTTTGGAGATAGTTAATGGGCAGAGTCCTGTGGGTTCTTGGGGACATCGCTTTGTGGATCCTAATGGTCGACTACGGGGTTACGGCATGATGAATGCTCCTGGCCTGCCTTTAACGCTCTCACTTGTCTTGGCTAGAAAGGCGGGGGTGAAAGATGCCAAGTTCGATCAAGCGATTGAAAAAAGTACTAAACTCTTGCGATTCTATGTGGGTAAGGGAGCGATTCCCTATGGTGATCATCATCCCTGGACTCAAACGCATGATGATAATGGGAAAAATGGCATGGCAGCGGTGTTGTTTAATCTTTTGGGTGATAAAGAAGCCGCGGGATATTTTTCTCGTATGAGTGTGGCAACACACTCAGATGAGAGAGAAATGGGTCATACGGGTAATTTCTTTAATATTCAGTGGGCGCTGCCGGGCGTGGCACTCTCGGGACCTCAAGCAAGTGGGGCGTGGATGCGTGAGTATTCTTGGTATTATGATTTAGCACGTCGTTGGGATGGTAGTTTTATTCATCAAGGAGCCCCCCAAGATAAAAAAGATTCCTATCGAAATTGGGACACAAGCGGTGTCATGGTCTTAGCCTATGCACAGGGAAATCGCAATATTTACTTAACAGGAAAAAAAAGCGATCTTGTCGAGCAAATATCAACTGCGAATGCAGAAGCAATAGTGGCACTTGGGCGTGGATGGACTTTGAAAAATAAACATGAGTATCTCAATGGGCGAAGTGATAAGGCTCTCGTTTTAGCATTGAGCAATTGGTCACCAGTGATGCGAATCCGTGCAGCGGAAGCATTAGCCAAAAGAAAGCCAAAAGATTTAAAGCCTTACTTTGAACTCTTGGATTCAAATGATCTTTATTCTGCTTTAGGAGCCTGTGAACTGATCATCCAAATGAAAGGCCAGGCAAAAGACGCGGTGCCTCAGCTCATTAAATGGCTCGATTATCCAGATTTGTGGTTAAGGATTAAAGCAGCGGATGCATTAGCCGCTATTGGTCAGCCCTCGATGAAAGCGGTGCCACGGATGCTAGAAATGTTTGCTGAGCAATCCTCCGGTGACCCGCGTGGAATGCTTCAGCGCTACCTCTGTTTTGCCTTGTTTAATAAGCGAGGTGGCTTGTTGGGAAAATTCCTTGATGGTGTGGATAAAAAAGATCTTCTTGAAGCCGTTAAAATAGGACTGAAAAATGATGATGGTCGTGCACGAGGTGCAATTAGTAGCGTTTACGAAAACTTAGAATTCGAGGAACTCGAACCCTTACTGCCAGCTATTCTCGATGCTATAGAAGAGCCCGCACCGAGTGGGATCATGTTTGCCGATGGTATTCGTACGGCGGGCTTGAAGCTACTAGTGACTCATAAAGTTGCTGATGGACTGCCATTAACAGTGGACTACATCAAAAATCAAAAAAAGCATGGCAGTCAAAAACGCATCCTTGTTTTGATTAAATATGTTGAATCCTATGGGGCTCATGCACAAAAAGAAATCGCTAAAATGAATGATATTATTGACTACTTTGAAAAACAAGAAGAAGGTTTTCCCAAAAAGCTCAGTATGCAAAAAGCTCAATACCTGCGCGAATCAATTGAACGCATCCAAAAAACAAATCTTAGGCCGCAGTTAAAATTTATAGAGAAGTAA
- a CDS encoding REP-associated tyrosine transposase — protein MDKRKIIEKYLDSGYGSCLLKDSRTAAILVEGWRFFDTERYDLIAYVVMPNHVHLLIKTYEGWSMGDLVKSWKRASTKSIRHLYRADCKSELPAGFHPGLLKEGKSFWQREYWDRFIRDERHYYATIDYIHHNTVKANLVNKAVDWAYSSCGKEGEIK, from the coding sequence ATGGACAAACGCAAAATCATCGAAAAGTACCTAGATAGTGGATACGGTTCATGCTTATTAAAAGATTCTCGTACAGCCGCAATTCTTGTCGAAGGCTGGAGGTTTTTTGATACAGAACGTTATGATCTTATTGCCTATGTGGTGATGCCGAATCATGTACATCTCTTGATTAAAACTTACGAAGGCTGGAGTATGGGAGATTTAGTAAAATCGTGGAAGAGGGCGTCGACCAAGTCCATAAGACATTTATATAGAGCCGATTGCAAATCGGAGCTCCCAGCAGGATTCCACCCAGGGCTATTAAAAGAAGGCAAGTCTTTTTGGCAGCGGGAGTATTGGGATCGTTTTATTCGCGATGAAAGGCATTATTATGCTACAATAGATTATATTCACCATAATACCGTAAAAGCAAATTTAGTGAATAAGGCCGTGGATTGGGCGTATTCATCTTGTGGAAAAGAAGGAGAAATAAAATGA
- a CDS encoding NAD-dependent epimerase/dehydratase family protein — translation MKRTLMIIGGSGCVGEETAKALLRDEDVKVISVARGKSPVNAIDGVIYEQGDILDSESILKLLEKYSVSHVLHTAALRTSQCKDQPRQAVEININGTTNVLEAVREYGKVEHFVFISTAAVYKVPEDDSFPDENSPSEALNLYTATKLAGEVLVESYAHSYGIKATVLRPQIIYGPTRGSEGSTAGLSTALKEAGAGHSFCIPFSGTYAFTYSGDVGKFCKVVLLEPSDKFEIYNVPGESLSIKDVVQEINSLCGQDLISFKQEDYPFAKGVSSSKFFKDFPQSQVSPMSEILHDHLLS, via the coding sequence ATGAAAAGAACACTTATGATTATTGGCGGCTCGGGCTGTGTAGGTGAAGAGACAGCCAAGGCTTTGCTGAGAGATGAAGATGTAAAAGTGATTTCCGTTGCACGGGGTAAATCGCCGGTTAATGCCATTGATGGGGTGATTTATGAACAGGGAGATATTTTAGATAGCGAATCAATCCTTAAGTTATTAGAAAAATATTCAGTGAGTCATGTTTTACATACCGCCGCTTTGCGAACCTCGCAATGCAAAGATCAGCCCAGACAAGCAGTAGAAATCAATATCAATGGTACGACTAATGTCTTGGAGGCCGTCCGCGAATATGGCAAAGTAGAACACTTTGTATTCATCAGTACTGCGGCGGTTTATAAAGTGCCTGAAGATGACAGTTTTCCCGATGAAAATTCGCCTAGCGAAGCCTTGAACCTCTATACGGCAACAAAACTCGCAGGTGAAGTCCTAGTTGAATCTTATGCTCATAGCTATGGCATCAAAGCCACGGTGCTGCGACCGCAAATTATTTATGGACCGACTCGAGGCAGCGAAGGCTCCACGGCTGGTTTAAGCACAGCCTTGAAGGAGGCGGGGGCAGGGCACTCATTCTGTATCCCTTTTAGCGGCACGTACGCTTTTACCTATAGCGGTGATGTGGGCAAGTTTTGCAAAGTCGTTCTTTTAGAGCCGAGTGATAAGTTTGAGATATATAATGTCCCAGGTGAGTCACTCTCGATCAAAGATGTGGTTCAAGAAATCAACTCTCTTTGCGGGCAAGATTTGATCTCTTTTAAGCAAGAAGATTACCCCTTTGCCAAGGGCGTTTCGTCGAGCAAGTTTTTCAAAGATTTTCCGCAAAGCCAAGTAAGTCCCATGAGTGAAATCTTGCATGATCACCTATTGAGCTAA